The DNA sequence GGCGAACAAACCGCATTGCGCGGCGTCGATCTCGAACTGCCCATGGGCCAGAGTCTGGCGCTGGTGGGCGCCAACGGGGCCGGCAAGAGTACCCTGATCCGCAGTCTCCTCGATCTGACCCGCCTGGATGCGGGCAGCATCACCCTGTTCGGGCAGTCCTCCGAACGGCCTTCGGCCCGTCAGCAAATCGCCTACCTGCCCGAACGCTTCCTGCCGCCGAGCTATCTGCTGGGCTGGGAATACCTGAATACGCTGGCGGCGATGTATACCCGCCCCGCGTCCGAGCAGGAGGTGCTCGATCTGTGCGGGCGGCTGGACCTGGACCCCGAGGTGCTGGGGCGGCCGGTGAGGAAATATTCCAAGGGTATGGCCCAGAAGCTCGGGTTATTGGGGTGCTTTCTGAGCGGCAAGCAGCTGCTGGTCCTGGACGAACCCATGAGCGGCCTCGACCCCCATGCGCGCGTCCGGGTGCTGGAATTACTGCAGGCCCACCGGGCACAGGGCGGGATGCTGCTGATGAGCACCCATCAGCTCG is a window from the Gammaproteobacteria bacterium genome containing:
- a CDS encoding ABC transporter ATP-binding protein — its product is MRGVDLELPMGQSLALVGANGAGKSTLIRSLLDLTRLDAGSITLFGQSSERPSARQQIAYLPERFLPPSYLLGWEYLNTLAAMYTRPASEQEVLDLCGRLDLDPEVLGRPVRKYSKGMAQKLGLLGCFLSGKQLLVLDEPMSGLDPHARVRVLELLQAHRAQGGMLLMSTHQLEDVEQLCEQLAILHEGRLVFDGTPQGCRERFEAETLETAYLRAIEPDGQAA